Proteins found in one Mytilus edulis chromosome 2, xbMytEdul2.2, whole genome shotgun sequence genomic segment:
- the LOC139511447 gene encoding uncharacterized protein produces MPVVTVLQDDADTTTVMVEGQMYNFDDRTGFWSPWSVSDFVSSGLSIGKISLSMNFEIAEKENTLFFQKRQILRFNKPIFTYPQSKYKLHISHQIEPGEDGGKSYVWNTVIKDAETHTVLLERAAKLVTADKFLRKPIELPKWFRHKYSAPKLNRLNNLPDGLRSKSVPVEFPNDCYQWRTKIRYSDLDGYMHTHQSVYTKLCLDAITSAALGGKLQHFITDICFYPIEYVDITFIGESVAEDELLISILQSRDDGSILHCLMEKDKKSIAYLKLKIGLTTLSKSKY; encoded by the exons ATGCCCGTTGTTACAGTGTTGCAAGATGATGCTGACACCACCACAGTTATGGTTGAGGGACAAATGTATAATTTTGACGATAGAACAG GGTTTTGGTCGCCATGGTCGGTATCAGATTTTGTTTCAAGCGGATTATCTATTGGAAAAATCTCATTGAGTATGAACTTTGAAATTGCAGAGAAGGAAAATACACTCTTTTTTCAGAAGCGTCAAATTTTGAGGTTTAACAAGCCGATTTTTACTTATCCtcaatcaaaatataaattacaCATAAGTCATCAAATAGAACCAGGAGAAGATGGAGGGAAGTCGTATGTATGGAATACAGTTATAAAAGATGCCGAGACACATACGGTTTTGCTTGAAAGAGCCGCAAAACTTGTTACCGCAGACAAATTTTTACGTAAACCAATTGAACTTCCAAAGTGGTTTAGGCATAAGTATAGTGCTCCAAAATTGAATAGATTGAATAATTTACCAGATGGTTTGCGATCTAAATCCGTTCCTGTAGAATTTCCAAATGATTGTTACCAATGGAGAACAAAAATAAGATACAGCGATCTTGATGGGTATATGCACACCCACCAATCTGTGTATACCAAACTATGTCTTGATGCGATAACCAGTGCTGCTTTAGGTGGTAAGCTTCAGCACTTCATTACCGATATATGTTTCTATCCTATAGAATATGTAGATATTACATTTATAGGGGAAAGTGTTGCTGAGGATGAACTTTTGATAAGCATATTACAGAGTCGAGATGATGGTTCGATCCTTCACTGTTTGATGGAAAAGGACAAAAAGTCTATCGCCTACTTAAAACTTAAAATAGGACTGACTACACtctcaaaatcaaaatattag